From the genome of Peptococcaceae bacterium 1198_IL3148:
GGTTTATACCATAATCTTAAAAAATTTCCAATTAATTTTTCCTTTATTCTTTACCACACTCTCCCCCTTGGCCGGATAAAATCTCCATGCCATGGGGTAACACCGGAAGCACCACCTCTAAGCATTCCCGAACCCCTTTGGGACTGCCCGGCAGGTTAATAATTAAGGTTTTGTTGCGAATGCCGGCCACCGCTCTGGAAAGCATCGCTTTGGGGGTTTTGCTCATGGATTCTCTGCGCATTGCTTCCGCTATCCCCGGCACCTCCCGTTCTATCACTTCTTTGGTGGCCTCCGGGGTGTTGTCCCGGGGGCTAAAACCAGTGCCGCCGGTGGTCAACACTAAATCAAGTTTCAATACATCACAACACTTTAGCAATTGTTCTTTAATTTTGTCAAAGTCATCAGAAATTACGTTGTAGTATTCAACTTGGCCATCTATTTGAGCCACCATGTCCTCTATTAATTGGCCACTTTTGTCTTCCCGCTCACCCCGGGCACCTTTGTCGCTTAACGTTATCACGCCTACTTTAATCAAACTACATCACCTCGTCTATAAAAGTTATTTATGATATTATTAATTTAACAACATCCTTAGTAATTTTCCAAATATTTTACTCGGAGGTAATTTATGAGCCAACCGAAAAATTTTATACCCGTCACCGTCACCAGAGTAATAAAGAACGAGGTTTACCAAGAGCAGGATAACATCGTACAGGAAGTACCAGTTACGCTATTTTTAAATGACAAAGAGTTTGTTACTTTAGTATGTTCTCCTCAATACCTGAAGGAATTAGCCGTTGGCTTTCTGTGTTCAGAGGGCATTTTGCAACTGGCTTCAGACCTCTATGACATCACCATTGATGAAGAAGAGGGTATTATCAAAGTAAAGGCCGCCGCAGGTGAAGCAGAAGATAAATTTATGAAGCGTTATATCACTTCCTGCTGTGGACGGGGACGTTCTATTTTTTACTTTGTTAACGACGCCAAATCAATGTCTATGATTAAATCACAAATCAGTGTAACCCCTGAACAAATATGGCACTTAACCTCGCAGTTGGAAGATAAATCAACTCTGTTTAAAGGCACCGGTGGTGTTCACAATGCCGCCCTTTGCACCGCTGCTGACGTTTTGGTCTTTTTTGAAGACATTGGTCGACATAATGCAGTGGATAAAATATTTGGCCACTGTTTTTTAAACAATATCGACATGACCGATAAAATTTTGGTTTTTAGTGGTCGCATTTCTTCCGAGATCTTAATTAAAGTAGCTAAAATGGAGGTTCCCATTTTAGTATCCCGCTCGGCCCCCACCGCCCTGGCCATAGAAATGGCCGAAAAATTGGGCTTAACGGTGGTGGGTTTTGCCCGGGGTAATCGGATGAACATTTATTGCCATCCCGAACGGATTAGTCTTTAGTACCAAAACAATTGGCAAATAATTTGGGAATTATGCTATCCAATTCATCGATAAAGCGGTCGTAACGTTTTATTAGTTCTAAGGCAGGGTCGGTTAATTTTGCCCCACCGCCCTGCTCTCCGCCTATTTTTGTCTTCACAAACTTTATATCCCAATGTTTTTCCGCTTTCTTTATTTTTCCCCAGGCTGCCCGATAGGACATATTCATTTGCCGGGCAGCCCCAGAAATACTGCCAGTTTCATTTATCAGTTTCAGTAAGTGATACAGCCCATCACCAAAAACGGTGTGATCCCACTCCAACCAAACCTTGTACCCCACCTTTAACCGGTCAGGGTCAATCAATTTTTTCACCCTGCCACATTATCTTGCCACAGTCCCGTAGGTCGTAGCCCCCCAGGTTAGCCACCTGTTCTTGAAACTCAGGCAGCGCCATTACCTGCAGCATTCTCTGAATCACCGGGCTGTCCCAATATTCGGCTGGAATGCATAGATCATAGCGCTCTTCCACCACCGGAATAAAGTCCAAGTCCAACGCCTTGGCTGCCGCTTTAATACCTAATCCTGCATCCGCTGCCCCACTGACCACCGCCGATGCCACCGCCATGTGGGTGTACTCTTCATGGTGGTAACCATGGATTTGTTCAGGCTCTATGCCCAGTTCCTTTAATTTATAATCTAACAGGATCCTGGTTCCAGCCCCACGTTGACGATTGACAAAACTGGTTCCCTCTTTAGTCAAGTCTGCCAGACTGGTAATGCCCTTCGGATTGCCCTTGGCCACTATTAAGCCCTGTTCACGATAGACCAAGTTCACCAGCACCATGTCACGGTCTGGCAACAGTCTTTTGATATAGGAAACGTTATAGTCACCGGTTTCTTCATCCAACAGGTGGGTGCCAGCGCAATGGGCTTCTTTGCGCTTCAAAGCAGTTAACCCGCCCAGGCTGCCAACGTGGGCAGAGGCCAACGTGGCTTCTGGATAAAGTTTGCGCAACAAGTTAGCCAATACATCAAGGGCGATGTCGTGGCTGCCAATGATCACCGTGGTTTCATTAATTTCTTCCTTAGAGCGCAGCAATTCAATGGTTACCCTTTCTCCGGCCTGATAGCCTTCGGTCTGCCGTGGTACCCTTAAAATGCCGTCTGCCCGCACCATAGACATAATCATCCCTGCACCGCGGGAGATGGGTGTGGCAATGGTTTTTTCACCCACCCTACCTAATTTTACCCGCACAAACTCCTCTACCCCTAAAGGTTTAACCAGTTTGCGAGAGATGGTGGCTGACACCTTTTCTCTGGCAGGTGGTACCGCGCCTAGTTTTTTGTAGACTAAGGGCTTAACAAACAGCTCACAAGCCAGTGATGCCGACACTGGATACCCCGGCACCCCCACCACCGGTTTGCCGTTGATTTCACCCAGGATCACCGGCTTGGCAGGTTTGATGGCCACGCCATGGGTAATAACTCTACCCAGTTCCCGCACCAAATCCACGGTGAAGTCCTCTCTGCCTGCTGAAGAACCGGCATTAATTACCAATATCTCTGTTTCTGCCACTGCCTTTAAAATATTTTGTTTGAGCAATTGGTAATCATCTATGGTGATGCCATAGCGAATAGGGTCACCGCCCCATTCTTTAATATATGACCCCAACACCCGGGAGTTATATTCAATAATATCCCCTGGTTTTAAATGACTGCCCGGTTGCACCAGCTCAGTGCCGGTGGGCATAATGGCCACTTTGGGCCGCGGGTGAACAGTTATTTCGGTCAAACCGCCGGCCAAAATGCCCCCAATATCTACCGGTCGAATGAGGTGATTACCAGGTAAAATCATTTCGGTGGCCACAACATCTTCGCCAATTACCCGCACATGTTGCCACGGGGCCACTGCAGCGGTAATTTCAATCAACTCTGGATTTATAAAGTGCACATCTTCAATCATTACCACCGCATCACAACCCGCCGGAATGGGATCACCGGTATCCACCATGATGGCTTGCGCGCCCATTTTAAGTTGTTTCGGGGTGGTTTCAGCGGCACCAAAGGTATCTATGGCTTTCACCGCCACTCCATCCATAGCCGACGCATTGTAGTGGGGCGATGACAATTTGGCATAAATTGGCACCGCTGTCACCCGACCCAGGGCCTCATCAACTTTAATCTTTTCTGGCACACCGGGTGCCAGCGCCTCTACTTCCTTTAGATAGTGTAAATATTCCTCCAAAGCCTGTTCCCAAGGCTTGTCATCCAAATAAACATCTCTTTTCATGGGGGGACTACCTCCTTAGAACAACTTTACTTCTACATATTCTCCGGCCTCTACTCCCTCTTTACCTTCGGGAATGCGAGCCAGCCCATCGGCCTTCACCATGGTGCTAATTAATCCGGATTTGCCCAGCACTGGCTCAGCAAATAGCTCACCCTGTTCAACATAAACCCGTACCCGTAAAAAATCCTCTCTACCGGCAGCAGAACGCATATTGCGGGTAATCTTGGCCCGTACTGAGACTTCTCTTAAAGCGTTATCATAACTACCCCAGCGCACCAGCGGGTCTACCAACAGGCTATATACCACCATGGCGGAAACCGGGTGACCTGGCAGTCCAAATATCGGTTTACCATCGACCACTGCCCCAATGGTGGGCTTACCGGGCTTAATGCCGATACCGTGAAAAAGTACACCGGGTTGGCCCAAGTCTTCGATAACCTTAGCAGTTACATCCCGGGCCCCCACTGAACTGCCACCGGAAACCAGCACCAAGTCGTTCTCGTTTAAGGCGGTGGAAATTGTCGCCTTTAGTGAATCAAAATCATCTTTGACAATGCCATAGATCGTGGGTATAGCCCCTCCTTGCCGGGCTAATCCGTATAAGGTATAAGAATTGATATCCCTAACCTGACCAGGTTCCGGAGTATTTTCGGGCGATACAACCTCATCCCCTGTGGAAACTATACCTACTTTCATTTTGGGTCGCACCGGCACCTCCGTCACCCCGGTAGCTGATAAAATGCCCAAGTCTTGGGGCCGGATTTTGTGGCCGGCTGTTAATACCGTAGCCCCGACCGGCACGTCTTCACCTTTGCGCACCATATTTTCACCAGGAGCCACCGGTTTGGTCACGCCAATGGTGCGGTCATCCAACTCTTCGGTGTACTCCACCATCACCACCGCATCGGCACCGGGCGGCAACATACCACCGGTGGGAATAGCCCAGGCCTGTCCTGGTTTTAATTCACCCGGCGGTTGCTTGCCCATTAACACCTGCCCACCAACATCAATATAAGCCGGCAAACTTTCCGATGCCCCAAAGGTGTCCTTTGCCTTCACTGCATAGCCATCCATAGTGGAACGGTCAAAACCAGGCACATCTTCCTTGGCAGTTACATTCTGGGCCAGAACCCTATCTAAAGCAGATAGAATGGGCACATTCTCAGCCATGGGAAGCTTTAAATTGTCGGTAAGGAGTTTTCGCCCCTGTTCCACCGTCAGTACGTTAAAGAGATCCATTTACATTCCTCCA
Proteins encoded in this window:
- the glp gene encoding gephyrin-like molybdotransferase Glp, which translates into the protein MDLFNVLTVEQGRKLLTDNLKLPMAENVPILSALDRVLAQNVTAKEDVPGFDRSTMDGYAVKAKDTFGASESLPAYIDVGGQVLMGKQPPGELKPGQAWAIPTGGMLPPGADAVVMVEYTEELDDRTIGVTKPVAPGENMVRKGEDVPVGATVLTAGHKIRPQDLGILSATGVTEVPVRPKMKVGIVSTGDEVVSPENTPEPGQVRDINSYTLYGLARQGGAIPTIYGIVKDDFDSLKATISTALNENDLVLVSGGSSVGARDVTAKVIEDLGQPGVLFHGIGIKPGKPTIGAVVDGKPIFGLPGHPVSAMVVYSLLVDPLVRWGSYDNALREVSVRAKITRNMRSAAGREDFLRVRVYVEQGELFAEPVLGKSGLISTMVKADGLARIPEGKEGVEAGEYVEVKLF
- the fdhD gene encoding formate dehydrogenase accessory sulfurtransferase FdhD gives rise to the protein MSQPKNFIPVTVTRVIKNEVYQEQDNIVQEVPVTLFLNDKEFVTLVCSPQYLKELAVGFLCSEGILQLASDLYDITIDEEEGIIKVKAAAGEAEDKFMKRYITSCCGRGRSIFYFVNDAKSMSMIKSQISVTPEQIWHLTSQLEDKSTLFKGTGGVHNAALCTAADVLVFFEDIGRHNAVDKIFGHCFLNNIDMTDKILVFSGRISSEILIKVAKMEVPILVSRSAPTALAIEMAEKLGLTVVGFARGNRMNIYCHPERISL
- a CDS encoding molybdopterin biosynthesis protein translates to MKRDVYLDDKPWEQALEEYLHYLKEVEALAPGVPEKIKVDEALGRVTAVPIYAKLSSPHYNASAMDGVAVKAIDTFGAAETTPKQLKMGAQAIMVDTGDPIPAGCDAVVMIEDVHFINPELIEITAAVAPWQHVRVIGEDVVATEMILPGNHLIRPVDIGGILAGGLTEITVHPRPKVAIMPTGTELVQPGSHLKPGDIIEYNSRVLGSYIKEWGGDPIRYGITIDDYQLLKQNILKAVAETEILVINAGSSAGREDFTVDLVRELGRVITHGVAIKPAKPVILGEINGKPVVGVPGYPVSASLACELFVKPLVYKKLGAVPPAREKVSATISRKLVKPLGVEEFVRVKLGRVGEKTIATPISRGAGMIMSMVRADGILRVPRQTEGYQAGERVTIELLRSKEEINETTVIIGSHDIALDVLANLLRKLYPEATLASAHVGSLGGLTALKRKEAHCAGTHLLDEETGDYNVSYIKRLLPDRDMVLVNLVYREQGLIVAKGNPKGITSLADLTKEGTSFVNRQRGAGTRILLDYKLKELGIEPEQIHGYHHEEYTHMAVASAVVSGAADAGLGIKAAAKALDLDFIPVVEERYDLCIPAEYWDSPVIQRMLQVMALPEFQEQVANLGGYDLRDCGKIMWQGEKID
- a CDS encoding LysR family transcriptional regulator; amino-acid sequence: MKKLIDPDRLKVGYKVWLEWDHTVFGDGLYHLLKLINETGSISGAARQMNMSYRAAWGKIKKAEKHWDIKFVKTKIGGEQGGGAKLTDPALELIKRYDRFIDELDSIIPKLFANCFGTKD
- a CDS encoding MogA/MoaB family molybdenum cofactor biosynthesis protein — encoded protein: MIKVGVITLSDKGARGEREDKSGQLIEDMVAQIDGQVEYYNVISDDFDKIKEQLLKCCDVLKLDLVLTTGGTGFSPRDNTPEATKEVIEREVPGIAEAMRRESMSKTPKAMLSRAVAGIRNKTLIINLPGSPKGVRECLEVVLPVLPHGMEILSGQGGECGKE